The Thermocrinis ruber genomic sequence ACAGGCAGAGCAAAGAAAAACTCATAAACCTTATAAGGTCTGCGGGCAAGATTCCTGTGGAAAGGGACACCTTTTACAACACAGTAGCCATCTATCCATGAATGGAAAGGGCTAAGCTTTTCCTTCTCTTTTTCCTATTCTTTGTTTTCTTTGTGGGCATAAACATACTCTTTTTGGACAATCTTAGGAAAATCTGGACAGTAGGTTTTCCGCTGATCCTCTTGGTGATAAACCTGGACCTTCTCATTCTTGTGGTCGTTTTTTCTATCTTCTTTAGAAAGTTCATAAAAACCTACCTGCAAGCCCAGAGGGGAAACCTAAGGAGGCGTCTCTCCAACCTTCTCTTTTTGTATATGTTCCTGCCCATACTTTTTCTAAACTTGGCATCCTCAATTGTTCTGTTGCAATCCACAAAGACCTTTGTTAGCTCCCAGCTCAAGGAAGTGGCACAGAAAACGGAGGAACTTTTGCAGATGGCTAACGCCTACGAGAGGGACAAGCTTGAAGAGTACAGGTCTTTTTTTTATACCCTAATCAGCAAAGGGGAGGACCCAAGGGGGTTTGTCTATGTTCTAAAGGGTGTAAAGAGTGTGGAAAAAGCACCCTGCGTTGAGGAAGAAAGGGAAGATGCCTTCATCCTGTGCGTGGGAGATTACAGGGTGGAGGTTCTAAAAGACCAGAGGCTAAAAAGTGGCATCAGTGCCCTTTATGAGGTTTCCACCAGCCTTAGGAACTTGGTAAAGTCAAGGGATATTTTAGGTGGCATATACATATACTTTTTGGTGCTCATTTCCTTGGTTGCCCTGCTTGCGTCTTTGTGGTTTGGAAACTTGGTGGCAAGGCACATAAGCATCCCACTGGAGGAACTCTCTTCAAAGGCTCGGGAGATCGCTAAAGGAAATTTTGATGTTTATGTGAGGGTGCCAAACACGGAGGATGAGGTTTCCCAACTTGCCAGGTCCTTCTCCACCATGAAGGAGGAGTTAAGGGAACTGTACAGCAGGCTTGAGAAGGAAAAGGAGACGTTGAGGTCTTTGATAGAGAGTTTGCCCGTGGGCATAAGGTTCGTTGGAAAAGGAGGGGAGGTTATTGAGAACAAGGCTTACAAGGAGATTAACAAAGATGACCCACAGGTTAGAAAAACAGAGGTTCAGCTTCCGCTTGGTCTTTTGGAGATCTACGAGGACCTCCGTCCCGTAATTACAGCGGAGAGGTTCAGAACTTGGCAAGAGGCAGTCAAAAGGCTCGCCCACGAGATCAAAAACCCGCTTACTCCCATAAGCTTACATCTGGAGAGGCTAAAACTCCTTGCCCAAAAGGATAGGCTAAGCAAGGAGGAGGTAATAAACGTCTGCGGGTTGCTTTTGGAGGAAATAAACAGAATTAAGTCTGCGGTCAATTACTTTAGGGACCTCTCTTATCAAAGGGAGATAAAGATAGAGGGCTTTGAGTTGGGAGGACTAATAAGGGAATTAGCAAGGCTATATCCCAACCTGGAGGTGGAGGTAGTTGGCAGTAGCTTTGTAAAGGCAGACAGAAGCATGATAAAAGAATGTTTTTTTAATCTTTTTAACAACAGCGTAGAGTGGGGTGCCAAAAGGGTAAGGGTGTCCCTCACCGAGGAGGGCTTTGTGTATGAAGATGACGGGAAAGGTATCCAAGAGGGGGAGGAGGAGATTATATTCATGCCCTACAAGTCTTCAAACCCGGAGGGTATGGGGTTGGGGCTTGCTATGGTAAAGCACATCTTTGAACTGCACGGCTGGAGCATAAGGGTTTTCCCAAAAAGGGGAGGATTCTATGCGAAAGTCTCATTCAGAACTCCCTTGGAAAAGGGAGGGTAGGATTTGCAAAATTCTTATCAGGTGATTTTCCCATATTACATCCAAAACCTCAGAGACTGCGTCCTCCTGCTCCTTTGGGCTCAGCCTTTTAAAACTTTCAGATTTGACACCCTTTTCGTGCAAAAGAAGAGGGACAAAGAGCTTACCCACCGCATAGAAAAGAAAACTTAGCTCAAGGTCCGAAAGCTGAGGAAAGCCACCAAAGGTTTTGTATGTTTTTATGCCCGCCCAGTTGGTCCAATAACGCACCTCTTCATCTTCCAACCTTTTTTCATAACCGCCCACGTACATGGATGCAAGAGCCTTCAGCAGTCTTTCCGTTTTTTCCACATCAAAACCCTGCAAGGAGCTTTCTAAAAGAGAGAGGTCCTTAGAATTGATCTCTTCGTAATCCTTTAAAAATCTCTCCTTCCATTGGGCGTATCTAAAAAACTCCTGAAAGGGATTTTTCAACCGGGCTCCTCCGAGTATTCATACTCGGGACAGTTCAGGGTGGTTAGGTCTATGTTGGGGACATATTCTTCTACAGTGTTATGATAGCCACACACAAAGCACTCTACCACTGTGGCATAGCCGGAGTGCAGATGCCCTATGTCCCACCCGCAGAGGGGACACTCTCCCTCGCCAGCCTTTAAAACCTCCAAAAGACGGTTGCCATCCTTCACTGCGTTTTGTATACCCTTTACTTTTGCTATTGCCTTCTTCAGTTCATCGGTGTTCCACTCCGCACCGCATTCCAAACATCTGAACTCCGAATAACTCCCTTCGTTTATCAGCCTTATAACCTTTTGAGAACCGCATCGGTCATCTACGCACTGACTGCCAACCAGTTTTCTTCCCAGCTTGTCCAATATTTCCTTGAAGTCCTCCTTGTTTAGCCTCATGGGCTTGTCATAGACCTTGTATCCACAGCATTGGCACTCCGCCTCCACCCTTGGGTAGGGCTCGTCGTATTCGCACACCTTCAAAGCAATCCTCTTACAATGTGGGCAAAGCTCCAAATGGGTTAGGCATATCATAATATTTCAGATTATACCGCCTCTCTGAAGTTTCAAGCCTCTAAATTTTCATGAGAAATTCATTTTGACTTCCTAAAATTAAAACTATCAAAACCCTATAAGGAGGTTTAGCCATGAGGAAGCTAACAGCACTAGCCTTAGCCCTAGCCTTTGTGGGTATTAGCCCAGCCCAGCAAGCACAATCGGGCAGTTCTCAGGGACAGTATCCTATTGGTGGTGGAAAACAGTACAAGGAGTGGTGGTGCAGCCAAAATTGGG encodes the following:
- a CDS encoding sensor histidine kinase; this encodes MERAKLFLLFFLFFVFFVGINILFLDNLRKIWTVGFPLILLVINLDLLILVVVFSIFFRKFIKTYLQAQRGNLRRRLSNLLFLYMFLPILFLNLASSIVLLQSTKTFVSSQLKEVAQKTEELLQMANAYERDKLEEYRSFFYTLISKGEDPRGFVYVLKGVKSVEKAPCVEEEREDAFILCVGDYRVEVLKDQRLKSGISALYEVSTSLRNLVKSRDILGGIYIYFLVLISLVALLASLWFGNLVARHISIPLEELSSKAREIAKGNFDVYVRVPNTEDEVSQLARSFSTMKEELRELYSRLEKEKETLRSLIESLPVGIRFVGKGGEVIENKAYKEINKDDPQVRKTEVQLPLGLLEIYEDLRPVITAERFRTWQEAVKRLAHEIKNPLTPISLHLERLKLLAQKDRLSKEEVINVCGLLLEEINRIKSAVNYFRDLSYQREIKIEGFELGGLIRELARLYPNLEVEVVGSSFVKADRSMIKECFFNLFNNSVEWGAKRVRVSLTEEGFVYEDDGKGIQEGEEEIIFMPYKSSNPEGMGLGLAMVKHIFELHGWSIRVFPKRGGFYAKVSFRTPLEKGG
- a CDS encoding glycerol-3-phosphate dehydrogenase/oxidase produces the protein MKNPFQEFFRYAQWKERFLKDYEEINSKDLSLLESSLQGFDVEKTERLLKALASMYVGGYEKRLEDEEVRYWTNWAGIKTYKTFGGFPQLSDLELSFLFYAVGKLFVPLLLHEKGVKSESFKRLSPKEQEDAVSEVLDVIWENHLIRILQILPSLFQGSSE